Proteins from a single region of Corylus avellana chromosome ca11, CavTom2PMs-1.0:
- the LOC132166757 gene encoding uncharacterized protein LOC132166757, translating to MNLKVLKAKQTLQLAFLLGVCFWLLYQIEHSHSKGKGYGGSIQGKLNDQHGFIVLGRKWDAGWSSGDDMNLVGEGKRKEDGGVGDDELDGNADEQFGKYMVFINNEENNSDDSWGNLKKQAKEDLERQIKEPEKNKEMISDDTLKQDQDVEAGSLNRENEEDKNIVESKEEIAEQPSGVANNVGVVARSEMLDGVMIQGFHDENGVPQDGNNPLDSTLTDHHSSDDHDGNFLNQETSLNSSNYSRFSETFSRDDADTKE from the coding sequence ATGAATCTCAAAGTTTTAAAGGCAAAGCAAACTTTACAATTGGCATTCCTTCTGGGTGTGTGCTTCTGGTTGCTGTACCAGATTGAGCACTCACACAGCAAGGGGAAGGGCTATGGAGGAAGCATACAAGGCAAGCTCAATGATCAACATGGATTTATTGTTTTGGGGCGTAAATGGGATGCAGGGTGGTCGAGTGGTGATGATATGAATCTTGTGGGAGAAGGTAAAAGAAAAGAGGATGGAGGGGTTGGAGATGATGAATTGGATGGAAATGCTGATGAACAATTTGGAAAGTATATGGTGTTTATAAACAATGAGGAAAATAACTCTGATGATTCATGGggaaacttaaaaaaacaagCTAAGGAGGATTTAGAAAGACAAATTAAGGAACcagaaaagaacaaggaaatgaTTTCTGATGATACTCTTAAACAAGACCAAGATGTTGAAGCAGGCAGCTTAAATAGGGAGAATGAAGAAGACAAAAACATTGTAGAAAGCAAAGAGGAGATTGCAGAGCAGCCTAGTGGAGTGGCCAATAATGTTGGTGTTGTTGCAAGAAGTGAAATGTTGGATGGAGTGATGATCCAAGGCTTTCATGATGAGAATGGGGTTCCACAAGATGGCAACAATCCTTTAGACTCCACTCTGACTGATCATCATTCAAGTGATGATCATGATGGAAACTTTCTAAATCAAGAAACCTCTTTAAATTCAAGTAATTATAGTAGATTCAGTGAAACTTTCTCAAGAGATGATGCAGATACCAAAGAATAA